CGAGAACTGGCTGCCCGAATACGTGGCGCGCGCCAACGCGGGCGGCATCGAGCGGGTGCTGGTGTGACCGCATCGAGCTGCCCCCTGTGCACCACCGACGGCGGCCCGCTGGTCTGGCGCGGCGACAAGCTGCGCGTCATCCGCGCCGATGAGGAGGCCGAAAAAGGCTTTCCCGCCTTCTACCGCGTGGTCTGGAACGGCCATGCGGCCGAGTTCTCCGACCTCTCGCCGCCCGAGCGCCAGCACTGCATGGAGGCCGTGGCCGTGGTCGAGCAGGCGCTGCGTGAGCAGCTCGCGCCCACCAAGATCAACCTGGCGGCGCTGGGCAATATGGTGCCGCACCTGCATTGGCACGTGGTGGCCCGTTTTGACTGGGACAGCCACTTCCCCGCGCCCGTGTGGGCCCCGGCGCAGCGTGCGCGCGACCTGCAGCGCGAGCAGGCCGTCAGGGCGCGCCTGCCCGCGCTTGAAGACCTGCTGCGCGCGCGTTTGTCGAACCTTGTCCCTTCTGCGTCATGAGCAAATCCCCCATTCCCCAGGCCATCACGGTGCACGAGCAGTCGCGCGTGCTCGAAGTCGTGTTCGACGATGGCGCACACTTTCGCCTGCCGTTCGAGTTGCTGCGCGTGTACTCGCCCTCGGCCGAGGTCATGGGCCACGGCCCGGGCCAGGAGGTGCTGCAGACCGG
This DNA window, taken from Acidovorax sp. HDW3, encodes the following:
- a CDS encoding HIT family protein, encoding MTASSCPLCTTDGGPLVWRGDKLRVIRADEEAEKGFPAFYRVVWNGHAAEFSDLSPPERQHCMEAVAVVEQALREQLAPTKINLAALGNMVPHLHWHVVARFDWDSHFPAPVWAPAQRARDLQREQAVRARLPALEDLLRARLSNLVPSAS